In one window of Rhodopseudomonas palustris HaA2 DNA:
- a CDS encoding oxalate decarboxylase family bicupin, producing MPITTDFQPVRGAYGASDPGPRNLALDLQNPDIFIPPPTDNGSLPNLKFSFGMAHNRLEAGGWAREVTVRELPAAKGMAGVDMRLGPGVVRELHWHKEAEWGYVLDGRCRVTVVDPDRGVYVDDLQAGDIWLFPSGIPHSIQALEEGCEFLLVFDDGNFSENETLLVTELMAHMPIDVVAKNFGIPQQHFANLPPKEKYIFPLPVPPPLDEVLAKLPPKRPAMPFTVHRGDFTPTQWDGGKTTIIDVRNFPVTNMAALIIDLEPGALREIHWHPDADEWQYYIQGEARMTVFDATSKARTFNYRAGDVGYVPKTLAHYIENIGTTPVRVLNVFNKPLFKDVPLNQWLALTPPDLVRGHLGLDDVAMAALDRNPRSVVR from the coding sequence ATGCCGATCACCACCGATTTCCAGCCGGTTCGCGGCGCGTACGGCGCGAGCGATCCCGGGCCGCGCAATCTGGCGCTCGATCTGCAGAACCCCGACATTTTCATTCCGCCGCCCACCGACAATGGGTCGCTTCCCAACCTGAAATTCTCGTTCGGCATGGCGCATAACCGGCTCGAGGCCGGAGGCTGGGCGCGCGAGGTGACGGTCCGAGAACTGCCGGCCGCAAAGGGCATGGCCGGAGTCGACATGCGCCTTGGTCCCGGCGTGGTCCGCGAGTTGCACTGGCACAAGGAAGCCGAATGGGGCTACGTGCTCGACGGTCGCTGCCGCGTCACCGTCGTCGACCCCGACCGCGGGGTCTATGTCGACGACCTTCAGGCCGGCGATATCTGGCTGTTCCCCTCCGGCATACCGCATTCGATCCAGGCCCTGGAAGAGGGTTGCGAATTCCTGCTGGTGTTCGACGACGGCAATTTCTCCGAGAACGAGACCCTGCTGGTGACGGAGTTGATGGCGCATATGCCGATCGACGTGGTCGCCAAGAATTTCGGCATTCCGCAGCAGCATTTCGCCAATCTCCCGCCGAAGGAGAAGTACATCTTCCCGCTTCCCGTCCCGCCGCCGCTCGACGAGGTTCTCGCCAAACTGCCGCCGAAGCGGCCCGCGATGCCGTTCACGGTCCATCGTGGTGACTTCACGCCGACGCAATGGGATGGCGGCAAGACCACGATAATCGATGTCCGGAACTTTCCGGTAACCAACATGGCGGCGCTGATCATCGATCTGGAGCCGGGCGCATTGCGCGAAATCCACTGGCATCCCGACGCGGACGAATGGCAATACTACATTCAGGGCGAAGCGCGGATGACCGTGTTCGACGCCACCTCGAAGGCGCGGACGTTCAACTATCGCGCCGGCGACGTCGGCTACGTGCCGAAGACTCTCGCGCACTACATCGAGAATATCGGCACGACCCCGGTCCGGGTGCTGAACGTCTTCAACAAGCCGCTGTTCAAGGACGTCCCGCTGAATCAGTGGCTGGCTTTGACTCCGCCCGACCTGGTCCGGGGCCATCTCGGTCTCGATGACGTGGCCATGGCGGCGCTCGATCGGAATCCACGCTCAGTCGTGCGTTGA
- a CDS encoding CrcB family protein: MPTSRIVLCTAVALGSAVGALSRFGSASIIADLWGAGDLVATAFVNIVGSFVIALYATLTATRGAFPMSESSRQFVMAGFCGGYTTRSLMGLDTFMIILDHHAFYGVAYVTGVVAMSLLAAASGYGLGRMFDPRSDSRTMEECRALS, from the coding sequence ATGCCGACGTCACGGATCGTCCTCTGCACCGCCGTGGCACTCGGAAGCGCGGTCGGCGCTCTGTCTCGCTTCGGCTCGGCGTCTATCATCGCGGATCTGTGGGGCGCTGGCGATCTGGTCGCAACCGCGTTCGTCAACATCGTCGGGTCATTCGTCATTGCATTGTATGCGACGCTCACGGCGACGCGCGGGGCTTTTCCGATGAGCGAGAGCTCTCGTCAGTTCGTGATGGCGGGCTTTTGCGGCGGGTACACGACGCGGTCACTGATGGGGTTGGATACATTCATGATCATTCTCGACCATCATGCATTCTACGGCGTCGCCTATGTGACCGGCGTCGTCGCCATGTCGCTGCTCGCCGCCGCCTCCGGATATGGACTCGGTCGAATGTTCGATCCGCGCAGCGACTCCAGAACCATGGAAGAATGCCGCGCGCTGTCATAG
- the crcB gene encoding fluoride efflux transporter CrcB has product MMLDTCLLVGLGGAVGGASRFVVSDIVGQRWGTTFPWGTLVVNVTGALLIGIVVGLARIDAGAFNSPRLHDLIITGLLGGYTTVSSFSLQTVNLVLDRRAGLATLNVVASTTLCLTAVAFGYFGTIWAARHGA; this is encoded by the coding sequence GTGATGCTCGATACCTGCCTTCTTGTCGGTCTGGGCGGAGCCGTCGGCGGCGCCTCTCGCTTCGTGGTCTCGGATATCGTGGGGCAGAGGTGGGGGACGACGTTCCCGTGGGGCACGCTCGTCGTCAATGTCACCGGCGCCCTGCTCATCGGCATCGTGGTCGGCCTGGCTCGCATCGACGCCGGCGCATTCAACAGCCCGAGACTGCACGATCTGATCATCACGGGATTGCTGGGCGGATACACTACGGTCTCTTCGTTCAGTCTTCAGACCGTCAATCTTGTTCTGGATCGGCGAGCCGGGCTTGCGACGCTGAATGTCGTCGCATCGACCACATTGTGTCTGACCGCGGTCGCGTTCGGCTATTTCGGCACCATCTGGGCCGCTCGCCATGGCGCTTGA
- the poxB gene encoding ubiquinone-dependent pyruvate dehydrogenase: MSNVADRIVETLHQAGVERIFGVVGDSLNGLTEALRQHGSIEWVHVRHEEVAAFAAAGESQITGKLAVCAGSCGPGNLHLINGLYDAQRTRTPVLAIAAQIPSAEIGGGYFQETHPQNLFRECSVYCELVSDPHQFDYVLENAIRAAVGQRGVAVVVIPGDVALREASTRGVTPVAGLLPPTPIVTPAEPQLDALAALLNGAGRVTLFCGRGCAGAHAPLMALAEALKSPIVHALGGKEHVEYDNPYDVGMTGFIGYASGYEAMHACDVLLMLGTDFPYKQFLPTGARIAQVDIRAENLGRRCKLALGLVGGVHETIEALLPKLTTKTDRGHLDHSVARYVASRQGLDDLAKGTPGRKPIHPQYLAKLISDGAADDAVFSFDVGTPTIWAARYLKMNGSRRLVGSLVHGSMANALPHAIGVQAAQPSRQVISLSGDGGFTMLMGDLITLTQMKLPVKVVIFNNGVLGFVALEMKAAGFVELGTDLQNPDFAAMARAMGIHGVRVEDPGDLPAAVADVLAHDGPAVLDVVTATQELSMPPTIGAEQVKGFSLWLLRAVMSGRGDEVIDLAKQNLLPR, encoded by the coding sequence ATGTCCAATGTTGCTGATCGAATTGTCGAAACCCTGCATCAAGCCGGCGTCGAGCGGATCTTCGGCGTGGTCGGAGACAGCCTCAACGGACTGACGGAAGCGTTGCGCCAGCACGGCAGCATCGAATGGGTGCACGTTCGCCACGAAGAAGTCGCTGCTTTCGCGGCCGCCGGGGAATCGCAGATCACCGGCAAGCTCGCGGTTTGCGCCGGATCCTGCGGTCCGGGAAACCTGCATCTGATCAATGGCCTGTATGATGCACAGCGGACCCGGACTCCGGTGCTGGCCATCGCGGCGCAGATTCCATCGGCGGAGATCGGCGGCGGCTACTTCCAGGAAACGCACCCGCAGAATCTGTTTCGCGAATGCAGCGTCTATTGCGAGCTGGTGTCCGATCCGCATCAGTTCGACTACGTCCTCGAAAACGCGATCCGGGCCGCGGTCGGTCAGCGGGGTGTCGCCGTCGTCGTGATTCCTGGCGATGTGGCGCTGCGCGAGGCTTCGACACGTGGGGTGACGCCCGTTGCCGGCCTGCTGCCGCCGACGCCGATCGTGACGCCGGCCGAGCCGCAGCTCGACGCGCTGGCGGCGCTGCTGAACGGCGCCGGGCGGGTCACGCTGTTCTGCGGCCGCGGCTGTGCAGGTGCCCACGCGCCGTTGATGGCGCTGGCCGAAGCTCTGAAGAGCCCGATCGTCCACGCGCTGGGCGGCAAGGAACACGTCGAATACGACAATCCCTACGACGTCGGGATGACCGGCTTCATCGGCTACGCGTCGGGCTACGAGGCGATGCATGCCTGCGATGTGCTGTTGATGCTCGGCACCGACTTTCCCTACAAGCAGTTCCTGCCGACCGGCGCGCGAATCGCGCAGGTCGACATTCGCGCCGAGAATCTCGGTCGCCGTTGCAAGCTCGCGCTTGGCCTGGTCGGCGGTGTCCACGAAACCATCGAGGCCTTGCTGCCGAAATTGACGACCAAGACCGACCGCGGGCACCTCGATCACAGCGTGGCACGCTACGTCGCATCCCGGCAGGGCCTCGACGATCTGGCGAAGGGCACGCCCGGCCGCAAGCCGATCCATCCGCAGTATCTCGCCAAGCTGATCAGCGACGGCGCCGCCGACGATGCGGTGTTCAGCTTCGACGTCGGAACACCGACGATCTGGGCCGCCCGCTATCTGAAAATGAACGGAAGCCGGCGTCTGGTCGGCTCTCTGGTGCACGGTTCGATGGCCAACGCGCTGCCGCATGCCATCGGCGTGCAGGCCGCCCAGCCGAGCCGGCAGGTGATCTCGCTGTCGGGGGATGGTGGCTTCACCATGCTGATGGGAGACCTCATCACGCTCACGCAGATGAAATTGCCGGTCAAGGTCGTCATTTTCAACAATGGCGTACTCGGCTTCGTGGCGCTCGAGATGAAGGCGGCGGGATTTGTCGAGTTGGGCACCGATCTACAGAATCCCGATTTCGCCGCCATGGCGCGTGCGATGGGCATCCATGGCGTGCGGGTTGAGGATCCCGGCGATCTGCCGGCGGCGGTGGCCGACGTGCTGGCTCATGATGGCCCAGCCGTGCTCGACGTCGTCACCGCGACCCAGGAGCTGTCGATGCCGCCCACCATCGGCGCCGAACAGGTCAAGGGCTTCAGTCTCTGGCTGCTCCGCGCGGTGATGAGCGGCCGCGGTGACGAAGTGATTGATCTCGCGAAGCAGAACCTGCTGCCCCGGTAG
- a CDS encoding FdhF/YdeP family oxidoreductase yields MAKQRPDGIRAYEDPAGGWGALKALAVALKDQQLVVEGIPTLLKQNQPEGFDCPGCAWPDPKHTSAFEFCENGAKAVTWESTPKRVGPDFFAQHTVTSLWECSDYWLEDQGRLTHPMRYDAQTDKYEPVDWQVAFDDIAAKLDALDDPNQLELYTSGRASNEAAFLFQLFGRQFGTNNFPDCSNMCHEPTSVGLPRSIGIGKGTVTLDDFDKAELIISMGHNPGTNHPRMMTPLRNASRRGVKIIVLNPLKERALERFEAPQAPLEMATTSSTPIASCYFQVKVGGDAAALKGICKALVAADKVARAADLAPLLDHTFIVGHTAGFDALVDDLEGCSWSAIERASGLPRADMERIAADYAASNATIVCYGMGITQHVTGTANVQQIANLLLLKGNIGKPGAGICPLRGHSNVQGDRTVGITERPSEAFLDRLRDVFGFEPPRAFGHSVVDSIAAMRDGRAKAVICLGGNLAMAASDPQACFKGFRRLDLAVHLATKLNRTHLLTSKTTYLFPVLGRTDSDIQASGRQALTVEDSMSMVHASRGFLTPPSDQVRSEVAILAGIAKATLRSKSRVDWDALAGNYDLIRDAIEEVFPDFEAYNDRIRKPGGFQLPNSAAMRIWNTPTGKANFAIFAGLEEDETSTDRDVLRMTSLRAHDQYNTTIYGLNDRYRGVFGRRDVLFLNPKDLARLGFAEGDVVDVATALDYARPDRVVQALTLVSYNLPDGCCASYYPEIQPLVALEFRDPECLTPSYKSIPVKVTAARAPLAADRAVGRDGIVGREPGVETATGPSPVSLID; encoded by the coding sequence GTGGCGAAGCAGCGGCCGGACGGCATCCGAGCGTACGAAGATCCCGCTGGCGGATGGGGCGCGCTGAAGGCACTCGCCGTCGCGCTCAAGGATCAACAGCTCGTCGTCGAGGGCATTCCAACTCTGTTGAAGCAGAATCAGCCGGAAGGTTTCGATTGTCCCGGCTGCGCCTGGCCCGATCCGAAGCACACCTCCGCGTTCGAGTTCTGCGAGAACGGGGCCAAGGCCGTGACCTGGGAGTCGACGCCGAAGCGGGTCGGCCCGGACTTCTTTGCGCAGCATACGGTGACGTCGCTGTGGGAGTGCTCGGACTACTGGCTCGAGGATCAGGGGCGGTTGACCCATCCGATGCGCTACGATGCGCAGACCGACAAATACGAGCCGGTCGACTGGCAGGTCGCGTTCGACGACATCGCCGCCAAGCTCGATGCGCTCGACGATCCCAACCAGCTCGAGCTCTATACGTCCGGACGGGCGTCGAACGAGGCGGCCTTCCTGTTCCAGTTGTTCGGCCGCCAGTTCGGCACCAACAACTTTCCGGATTGCTCGAACATGTGCCACGAGCCGACCTCGGTCGGGTTACCGCGCTCGATCGGCATCGGCAAGGGCACGGTCACGCTCGACGATTTCGACAAGGCCGAGCTGATCATCTCGATGGGCCACAACCCCGGGACCAATCATCCGCGGATGATGACGCCGTTGCGCAATGCCTCGCGGCGCGGCGTCAAGATCATCGTGCTCAATCCGCTGAAGGAGCGGGCGCTGGAGCGCTTCGAGGCGCCGCAGGCACCGCTCGAAATGGCGACGACATCGTCGACGCCGATCGCTTCCTGCTACTTCCAGGTCAAGGTCGGCGGTGATGCCGCAGCCCTGAAAGGCATCTGCAAGGCGCTGGTCGCCGCCGACAAGGTGGCGCGCGCCGCGGATCTTGCGCCCTTGCTCGACCACACTTTCATTGTTGGCCACACCGCAGGCTTCGATGCCCTGGTCGACGATCTCGAAGGCTGCAGCTGGTCCGCCATCGAGCGGGCCAGCGGATTGCCGCGCGCCGACATGGAGCGGATCGCGGCCGACTATGCGGCGTCGAACGCCACCATCGTGTGTTACGGCATGGGGATCACCCAACACGTCACCGGCACTGCGAATGTGCAGCAGATCGCCAATCTGCTGCTGCTCAAGGGCAATATCGGCAAACCCGGCGCCGGGATTTGTCCGTTGCGCGGCCATTCCAACGTGCAGGGCGATCGCACCGTCGGCATCACCGAGCGCCCCTCGGAGGCGTTTCTCGACCGGCTGCGCGACGTGTTCGGCTTCGAGCCGCCTCGGGCATTCGGCCATTCGGTGGTCGACAGTATCGCGGCGATGCGCGACGGCCGCGCCAAGGCGGTGATCTGCCTCGGCGGCAATCTGGCGATGGCGGCATCGGACCCGCAGGCCTGCTTCAAGGGATTTCGCCGCCTCGATCTCGCCGTGCACCTCGCCACCAAGCTCAACCGCACGCACCTGTTGACCAGCAAGACGACCTATCTGTTCCCGGTGCTCGGCCGCACCGACAGCGACATCCAGGCTTCGGGCCGCCAGGCGCTCACCGTCGAGGACTCGATGTCGATGGTGCATGCCTCGCGCGGCTTCCTGACCCCGCCGAGCGATCAGGTGCGGTCCGAGGTTGCGATCCTGGCCGGCATCGCCAAGGCGACGCTCAGAAGCAAGTCCAGGGTGGATTGGGATGCGCTGGCCGGCAATTACGATCTGATCCGCGACGCCATCGAAGAAGTGTTTCCGGATTTCGAGGCTTACAACGACCGCATCCGAAAGCCGGGTGGATTTCAGCTGCCGAATTCGGCGGCGATGCGGATCTGGAACACGCCGACCGGCAAGGCCAATTTCGCGATCTTCGCGGGCCTCGAAGAAGACGAGACAAGTACCGACCGCGATGTGCTGCGGATGACGTCGCTGCGCGCGCACGATCAGTACAACACCACGATCTATGGTCTGAACGACCGCTACCGTGGCGTGTTCGGCCGCCGCGACGTGCTGTTCCTCAATCCCAAGGACCTGGCGCGGCTCGGTTTTGCGGAAGGCGACGTGGTCGATGTCGCCACCGCGCTGGACTACGCGCGGCCGGACCGCGTGGTGCAGGCGCTGACCCTGGTGAGCTACAATCTGCCGGACGGCTGCTGCGCCTCCTACTATCCCGAGATCCAGCCACTGGTGGCGCTCGAATTCCGCGATCCGGAGTGCCTGACGCCGTCCTACAAATCGATCCCGGTGAAAGTCACGGCCGCGCGGGCGCCGCTCGCCGCTGACCGCGCGGTGGGGCGTGACGGAATCGTCGGCCGCGAACCGGGCGTCGAGACCGCAACGGGGCCGTCGCCCGTCTCCCTCATCGATTGA
- a CDS encoding cytochrome ubiquinol oxidase subunit I, translating to MDQLLLSRLQFAFTIGYHILWPAFTIGIAWFIVVLSALWLRTHDPVYRHLVRFWTKVFALAFGMGVVTGVVISYQLGLNWSGYARATADVIGPLFVLEVLTAFFLEAGFIGVMLYGEQKVGEKLHFTACLIVAIGTVISAFWIISANSWMQTPTAFTTTADGRFVATDFWGVVFNPSMPYRLAHMLTASFITGGFVVVGVSAFWIWRGRPADQPAARKAFSICLGLMAVLVPAQMLIGDQHGLNTRKYQPMKLAAIEARWDTARGVPINVIAWPDEKNERNDYALEIPILGSLILTHSLDGEVKGLKEVPASERPPVAPVFFAFRIMVGCGLLLLLVAFAGLYLRWRGRLYTARWYQVVCMGCIPLGFIATLAGWVVTEVGRQPYVIYGHFRTSEAVSPIAGGAVASSLAVALVLYNLLLLGFFWYAGRLALRGPMSGVPTHPAVPMATVAAALGQGSRTTEGAR from the coding sequence ATGGACCAGCTCCTTCTCTCCCGGCTGCAGTTCGCCTTCACGATTGGCTATCACATTCTGTGGCCGGCCTTCACCATCGGCATCGCCTGGTTCATCGTGGTGCTGAGCGCGCTGTGGTTGCGCACCCACGATCCGGTGTATCGACACCTAGTGCGGTTCTGGACCAAGGTGTTCGCGCTCGCTTTCGGCATGGGCGTGGTCACCGGCGTGGTGATTTCGTATCAGCTCGGGCTGAACTGGTCCGGCTATGCGCGGGCGACCGCGGACGTCATCGGTCCGTTGTTCGTGCTGGAGGTTCTCACGGCGTTCTTCCTCGAAGCCGGCTTCATCGGCGTCATGCTGTATGGCGAACAGAAGGTCGGCGAGAAGCTGCATTTCACCGCCTGCCTGATCGTTGCGATCGGCACGGTGATTTCCGCGTTCTGGATCATCTCGGCGAATTCCTGGATGCAGACGCCGACAGCTTTCACCACCACGGCCGATGGCCGCTTCGTGGCCACGGATTTCTGGGGCGTGGTGTTCAACCCGTCGATGCCGTATCGGCTGGCGCATATGCTGACGGCCAGTTTCATCACCGGCGGCTTCGTGGTGGTGGGCGTGTCGGCGTTCTGGATCTGGCGCGGCCGTCCCGCGGATCAGCCGGCGGCCCGCAAGGCATTCTCGATTTGCCTCGGATTGATGGCGGTGCTGGTCCCGGCGCAAATGCTGATCGGCGACCAGCATGGATTGAATACGCGCAAATATCAGCCGATGAAGCTGGCCGCGATCGAGGCGCGCTGGGATACGGCGCGGGGGGTCCCGATCAATGTCATCGCCTGGCCCGACGAGAAGAACGAACGCAACGACTATGCGCTCGAGATTCCCATCCTGGGCAGCCTGATCCTGACGCATTCGCTCGACGGTGAAGTCAAGGGTCTGAAGGAAGTGCCGGCTTCGGAGCGGCCACCCGTGGCGCCGGTGTTCTTCGCTTTCCGGATCATGGTCGGTTGCGGCCTGCTGCTGCTCTTGGTCGCGTTCGCCGGTCTGTATCTGCGCTGGCGCGGGCGACTCTACACCGCGCGCTGGTATCAAGTCGTCTGCATGGGGTGCATTCCGCTCGGCTTCATCGCGACGCTGGCGGGCTGGGTGGTGACGGAAGTCGGGCGGCAGCCTTATGTGATCTACGGACATTTCCGCACCTCCGAAGCGGTGTCGCCGATCGCCGGCGGCGCCGTTGCCAGTTCGCTCGCGGTGGCTCTGGTGCTCTACAACCTGCTGCTGCTCGGTTTCTTCTGGTATGCGGGCCGGTTGGCCTTGCGCGGCCCGATGAGCGGCGTCCCCACCCATCCCGCCGTGCCGATGGCGACCGTCGCGGCCGCGCTCGGACAGGGTTCTCGAACCACCGAAGGTGCACGATGA
- a CDS encoding cytochrome d ubiquinol oxidase subunit II, with translation MSMLSGFDFAVFFAVGAAVVIGLYVVLDGVDLGVGILFPFAPRSSDRDLMMATLEPFWDGNETWLVLGGMVLLAGFPLAFAILLPAFYVPLCLMLFGLVIRGIAFEFRSQGGPFEIAWSTTFAVGSFIAAFCQGAILGAFVGRYIAVVDGAFAGGPFDWLGLFSIATGLGVVAGYGLLGACWLIWKTGGATQMFARELVLPTLLCVGAAILLISVWTPFVKPQIADRWFAWPDFVWLAPMPIVAVAAWLGVWLTRWSEREWAPLALSLLLFMASLAGLGASVWPEAVPGSMTIWQASSMHRTQLIVAGALVIVMPIILAYIGYGYWLFRGKTRPAPDLRQN, from the coding sequence ATGAGCATGCTGTCAGGCTTTGATTTTGCGGTGTTCTTCGCCGTCGGCGCGGCTGTCGTGATCGGCCTCTACGTCGTGCTCGACGGCGTCGATCTCGGCGTCGGCATCCTGTTTCCATTCGCGCCGCGCTCGTCCGACCGCGATCTGATGATGGCGACGCTCGAGCCGTTCTGGGACGGCAACGAGACCTGGCTGGTGCTCGGCGGCATGGTGCTGCTGGCCGGATTTCCGCTGGCCTTCGCGATCCTGCTGCCGGCCTTCTATGTGCCGCTGTGCTTGATGCTGTTCGGCCTGGTGATCCGCGGCATCGCGTTCGAGTTCCGCTCGCAGGGCGGTCCGTTCGAAATTGCTTGGTCGACCACCTTCGCGGTCGGGTCCTTCATCGCGGCGTTCTGCCAGGGCGCCATCCTCGGCGCCTTCGTCGGGCGCTATATCGCCGTGGTGGACGGCGCCTTTGCGGGCGGCCCGTTCGACTGGCTCGGGCTGTTTTCGATCGCGACCGGGCTCGGCGTGGTTGCCGGATATGGTCTGCTGGGCGCTTGCTGGCTGATCTGGAAGACCGGCGGCGCCACACAGATGTTCGCCCGCGAACTGGTGCTGCCGACGCTGCTGTGCGTCGGCGCCGCGATTCTGCTGATCAGTGTGTGGACGCCGTTCGTGAAGCCGCAGATCGCCGACCGCTGGTTTGCCTGGCCGGACTTCGTGTGGCTGGCACCGATGCCGATCGTGGCCGTGGCGGCCTGGCTTGGAGTCTGGCTGACGCGCTGGAGCGAACGCGAATGGGCGCCGCTGGCGCTGTCGTTGTTGCTTTTCATGGCGTCGCTCGCAGGGCTGGGCGCCAGCGTTTGGCCGGAGGCGGTGCCCGGGTCGATGACGATCTGGCAGGCGTCCTCGATGCACCGGACCCAACTGATCGTCGCCGGCGCGCTGGTGATCGTGATGCCGATCATCCTGGCCTATATCGGCTACGGCTATTGGCTGTTCCGGGGCAAGACCAGGCCCGCGCCAGATCTTCGCCAGAACTGA
- a CDS encoding HlyD family secretion protein — protein MSDDRGQAGSASQSGAWRRLAIPLLAVSAAVAFTIVATLRWDAWIGSRAVQTTDDAYVRAQITQLSSRVAGAVKTVAVDDFQRVKAGDLLIQIDPADYIAQVEQAEAAVAGAEAALDNLANQIDLQNATIEQAEAQSVSAQALEVEAQQEDQRQQALVRTEAGTVQKFQQAVAAYAKAKADVRAAIAVVAAQRQQMAVLAGTRQQLTATLHGAKATLDAAKLRLGYTRIVAPFDGVASERQVQPGDYVNTGSNLINVVPLPRVYVIANYKETQLRRVRPGQRVTIVADTFSGQTLKGEVERISPASGSQFALLPPDNATGNFTKVVQRIPVRIQFAPGQPLLERLLPGMSVTTRIHADDGPVGDHVDSAHR, from the coding sequence TTGTCCGATGATCGAGGTCAGGCCGGATCGGCGTCACAATCGGGTGCCTGGCGCCGTCTGGCGATTCCGTTGCTCGCCGTCAGTGCGGCGGTTGCGTTCACCATCGTGGCGACGCTGCGGTGGGATGCCTGGATCGGCAGCCGTGCGGTGCAGACCACCGACGACGCCTATGTCCGCGCCCAGATCACGCAGTTGAGCAGCCGCGTTGCGGGCGCGGTCAAGACGGTCGCGGTCGACGACTTCCAGCGCGTCAAGGCAGGTGATCTGCTGATCCAGATCGATCCGGCCGATTACATCGCGCAGGTCGAGCAGGCGGAGGCGGCGGTGGCCGGCGCCGAGGCCGCGCTCGACAATCTCGCCAACCAGATCGACCTGCAGAACGCCACGATCGAGCAGGCCGAGGCGCAAAGCGTGTCGGCGCAGGCGCTCGAAGTGGAGGCGCAGCAGGAAGACCAGCGCCAGCAGGCGCTGGTACGGACCGAAGCCGGCACCGTACAGAAATTCCAGCAGGCGGTCGCCGCCTATGCCAAGGCCAAAGCCGATGTCAGAGCCGCCATCGCGGTGGTGGCGGCACAACGCCAGCAAATGGCCGTGCTGGCCGGCACACGACAGCAATTGACCGCCACGTTGCACGGCGCGAAGGCCACCCTCGATGCCGCGAAATTGCGCCTCGGCTACACCAGAATCGTCGCGCCGTTCGACGGCGTCGCCAGCGAGCGGCAGGTGCAGCCCGGCGACTACGTCAACACCGGCAGCAATCTGATCAACGTGGTGCCGCTACCGCGGGTCTACGTCATCGCCAACTACAAGGAGACTCAGCTGCGTCGGGTTCGGCCCGGACAACGCGTGACCATCGTGGCGGACACGTTCTCCGGCCAGACGCTGAAGGGCGAGGTCGAGCGGATTTCGCCGGCCAGCGGTTCGCAATTCGCTCTGCTGCCGCCCGACAATGCCACCGGCAATTTCACCAAGGTGGTGCAGCGGATCCCGGTCCGGATCCAGTTCGCGCCCGGCCAGCCGCTGCTGGAGCGGTTGCTGCCGGGCATGTCGGTCACCACCCGAATCCATGCCGATGACGGTCCGGTCGGAGATCATGTCGACAGCGCACATCGTTGA